A portion of the Coturnix japonica isolate 7356 chromosome 4, Coturnix japonica 2.1, whole genome shotgun sequence genome contains these proteins:
- the CHMP1B gene encoding charged multivesicular body protein 1b — protein sequence MANMEKHLFNLKFAAKELNRNSKRCDKEEKAEKAKIKKAIQKGNMEVARIHAENAIRQKNQAINFLRMSARVDAVAARVQTAVTMGKVTKSMAGVVKSMDATLKSMNLEKISALMDKFEHQFETLDVQTQQMEDTMSNTTTLTTPQNQVDMLLQEMADEAGLDLNMELPQGQTGSVGTSVASAEQDELSQRLARLRDQV from the exons ATGGCGAACATGGAGA agcaccTGTTTAATTTGAAGTTTGCTGCAAAAGAACTCAACAGAAACTCAAAAAGATGcgacaaagaagaaaaggctgagaaagcaaaaattaagaAG GCCATCCAGAAGGGGAATATGGAAGTTGCACGAATACATGCAGAAAATGCCATCCGCCAGAAGAACCAAGCCATTAATTTCCTGCGTATGAGTGCCAGGGTAGATGCTGTCGCAGCAAGAGTTCAGACTGCAGTGACAATGGGCAAG gTAACAAAGTCAATGGCAGGGGTAGTTAAATCCATGGATGCTACTCTGAAGAGCATGAACTTGGAAAAG aTATCTGCATTAATGGATAAATTTGAACATCAGTTTGAAACACTAGATGTGCAGACACAGCAGATGGAGGACACAATGAGCAACACTACAACGCTAACAACACCACAA aACCAAGTGGATATGCTTCTACAGGAAATGGCAGATGAAGCAGG TCTTGATCTGAACATGGAACTACCTCAAGGGCAGACAGGTTCTGTTGGTACAAGTGTTGCCTCAGCAGAGCAG GATGAGCTGTCACAGAGACTGGCCCGCCTTCGTGATCAAGTTTAA